Sequence from the Ziziphus jujuba cultivar Dongzao chromosome 9, ASM3175591v1 genome:
CCAGCTTCTTGTCCTTCTGTTACTTGGCATTCTAGTTCATGAATTTTCGAGGTTACGTAAAATTTTGCCCCTTTCCAATTTCTGAAGTTGCTCCTTGCAGTATTCAGTGTGGccggcaaaagtgccatgttgtcaaaattttattttttaatgaaaaaggcATGTAATACCTCATAAAGACCAACGTGATTCGTAAAAATAAACGTACTTTGAGTCCTCAATTCATATTTGCTagtataatgaaataaataaaaaatgaaaagccaTAAGGATCATTAATTAGTTGttgtcgttgttgttgttgttgtctttttttctttttcttttttttttaaatttttttaaattttttttttaatgaatgtcATTAATTCGTTGTTATGATTGAGCATTAATGTGCAAAAACATAATGtacaaaatcataatttttcagCTTATCTTCCTCACCAAATGTAATCGGTATTCAACTGTACTTTTCCGGTCTTCGCAATGTAACACGCTTCTCGGTTCTGACAGTACAAATAGACAAAACTCGGTTTAAATTGTAGTCACATTATATTCTTTcgttcttttaaaatttgattgggGATGAccaaaatttatacaaaattaataaagggCCCGAGCCTAGAACCCTCTTCGACAAAACCCAATTTAGAGACCAAATAACGTTTCAGCGGGGTTGCAAAGTTTGTCCGATGTTTGTACTTTATAGTTAAAAGAGTAGGCTTTCTCTTATGTTCTGTATAGGGTGCCGCTGAAGACTGTTAACGTCGAGGTGTGCGCGTTGTCTCTGTGTTTCTGTGTCTCTGTCTCTCTGCAAATAAAGTAGGAAAAACCAGCAGATATAGGGAAGCCATGGCACTATGGGTGGAGACTGGGTCTGAACCCATGACGGAAAGCGAGAAAGCGGACCTTGACGCTATTGCCGCCCTCAAAGAGTCTGCTGCCATTGAACTCAAggtcctctctttctctatttctctctctctgtttgtgtctctgtctctgtcaaagaaataaatagaaaattgtaaatttttttattgggttCGCAGGAAAAAGGTAACCAGTACGTTAAAATGGGAAAAAAGCATTATAATGATGCTATAGATTGTTACACGAGGGCTATCGATCAGAAAGCTTTAAGTGAGTCGGATAACTCTGTTATCTTTTCAAATAGAGCGCATGTCAATCTTCTGCTCGGTAATTACAGACGAGCTCTTACCGATGCCCAAGAAGCAATTAGGCTCTGTCCCACAAATGTTAAGGTACCCTTTTcgttatttgaattttggacgCTGTTGAATTTTTGTTCCTGTCATCCAAAGCTACATGAATGAATATTGACTAGGCATTGTATCGAGCTGCTAAAGCGTCTTTGGCTCTGAATTTACTGTCTGAAGCAAAATCCCATTGCGAGAATGGACTTGCACACGACCCAAATAACGAAGAACTGAAGAAACTTTTGAGACAGATTGATTTGCAAAAGTTTGAACTTGAACAGCGCGAGGTTCAAGTTTCCAGCGCCATTGCAGAAGCTAAGGTTGGATAATTGGAGTTTATGATGCTATGTTTTGTTTAGTTACTTTGGACTgctaatttttctttgttcaaaATTATACAGGATCTTCTTTCAGCGATTGAAAGTAGAGGCTATAAGATTGGGAAAGCAATGTTTCGAGAACTTACTGGATTAAGAAAGCCGGTGTTAGATAAGAATAAGATTCTTCACTGGCCGGTTCTTCTTCTTTATGCTGAGGTTATGTCCAGTGATTTCATCGAAGATTTCTGTGAGACTGACATATTTTCAGCTCATCTAGACATGATATCCTTTTTTTAGACAGCTAATC
This genomic interval carries:
- the LOC107426472 gene encoding uncharacterized protein LOC107426472; the protein is MALWVETGSEPMTESEKADLDAIAALKESAAIELKEKGNQYVKMGKKHYNDAIDCYTRAIDQKALSESDNSVIFSNRAHVNLLLGNYRRALTDAQEAIRLCPTNVKALYRAAKASLALNLLSEAKSHCENGLAHDPNNEELKKLLRQIDLQKFELEQREVQVSSAIAEAKDLLSAIESRGYKIGKAMFRELTGLRKPVLDKNKILHWPVLLLYAEVMSSDFIEDFCETDIFSAHLDMMFLESCPPLPWDKENNYTREAVEIYYEASSGVCLSKTKILRYLLEGTAASNVEGIGDEEKDASEGSNHGNFAGKGSPKWIKINEKRTLHDVLKEHNFIIQGIPVFYVVSKSSSFYEEFKAGKWSPPP